Below is a genomic region from Desulfuromonas sp..
TGTTCCCAAAAATGCTCAACGTCGGGGTCCTTTACAATTCCGCCGAGAACGGGGAGGGGGTGGCTGCGGCTTCCGAGATCGCCGCAACCTATGGTTTCAGGGTCGTTCCCCGGCAGGTCGACGATCCGCAGGATCTGCCGGAGGCGCTCGAAAGATTGGCCAAAGAGGCTGATGTCCTATGGGGAATCAGCGACCGAGTGGTGCTGACCCCCCAGACGGCCAAGAGCATCCTGCTCTTTTCCTTCCGCAACCGGATCCCCTTTGTCGGCCTCTCCCGGGCCTGGGTCAAGGCCGGAGCCCTCTACGCCCTAGACCGCGACTACCGCGATATCGGCCGTCAGTGCGGAGAGTTGGCCCTCAGGGCGCTCCAGGGGCAGGCGCCCGAGGGCCTGCCCGTCGAATCGCCCCGAAAGATAACCTATTCGCTGAACCTGAAAACCGCCCGTAAGATGAAAATCGGACTGCCTCCGTCGCTTGTCGACGGGGCTCAAGAGACGTTTTAAGAGAAATCGTGGTCAAAACCATGGGGAAATGGCGAATCACCCTCGCCACCAAGATCAACCTTCTGACCATCCTGCTCATCCTGGTCACTGCCATGGGGATTGTCTTTTTCCAGCGGCACCATGACCGGAGAGAGGGGTTTCGGGAGCTGATCGGACTCGGGGAGTCCCTTGCGGCTACCGCTGCTCAGGACAGCGAATACGCCCTCTATACGGAGGATCCCCAGTCTCTGAAGAGCATCGCCGAGGGCCTGTTCGTCTATGAAGCGGTCGCCTACCTGGCCGTCTTCACCGAGGACCGGCGGCTCGTCTTCTCCAAGGCCGGAACCTCCTCCGGCCTCATTCCCGGACCGAGCCTCATGACCGGCCCCGGACCCTCGCAAACAATCCTTCACCAGGAACTGCGGAACCCAGACAGCGGAGAGCAAATTTTCGATTTC
It encodes:
- a CDS encoding ABC transporter substrate-binding protein; the encoded protein is MILSIRKTIFFGLLASWLCLAWSAPVLAASPSPARVALLVSSERAPFREATEGVRELLQGKAGGVDLSIHTLVGTEEEAMAVVAKVKKGKPDLILALGTAALNAACAQRGDVPIVAGMVLDRRDIPRQRNVGGVVLDIPLQTQMEWMRRMFPKMLNVGVLYNSAENGEGVAAASEIAATYGFRVVPRQVDDPQDLPEALERLAKEADVLWGISDRVVLTPQTAKSILLFSFRNRIPFVGLSRAWVKAGALYALDRDYRDIGRQCGELALRALQGQAPEGLPVESPRKITYSLNLKTARKMKIGLPPSLVDGAQETF